The genomic stretch GTGAGAAGGAAAAGGCTGGGGATGACAAGGAGTATTTAAAAGTGAAACTTTCCGATGGAAGCGAGGGATGGGTCTATGAACATCTTTTTGCCATAGGGGGAGAACTGGCCATTATTGATACCGGAACGGAGCTTTACAAAAGACCCGACATTATGACCTTTGAAGGAAAGAAACTGGAACCTATGGACATGGTCGTCCTTTTTGAAAATGAAGAAAAAGAGGGATGGCACGAGGTGACCAGCATGAAAAGGGAGAAGAAAGGCTGGATTCAAGGCGATATTGATGCGATTCAGGATGAAATTGATGTGAAATTGGGTATCCTATATTGGAGGGCCATGGAAGAGTCGGCCGAAAAAAAGTTTGAACTATTGGAAAATATTCTGGCCAATCCCAACTTTAAAAAGTCAAAATTGATAGAAAACGTAAACAAAGCGCTTTACGATAACGCTGGTCAAGGTGAGGCTTTCTATATCAAAGAACTTGATTCCTTTGAAAACCTTTCATCCAACAAACTGGGCATTAAGACCGACTTGGCCAATGTAAGAACTGAGCCCGATTCCAAAAGTGATATTCTATTTCAAGTTAAAAAAGGTGATATCTGCCACATAACGGCACAAGGGGAATCTTTACAGAAGGTAAATGGGGTTACCGATCGCTGGTACAAAGTTAACTTTAAGGGTAAAGAAGGATGGATTTTTGGATACTATACCACCAAAAAGAGGGAATAGCACCCAACAATCTTATTAGGACTTTAGTATTCGAAATGCCAAAAGTACCCAGCCCATGATCATGAAGACTCCGCCTATCGGGGTCAAAAAGCCGATTACGGAAAAATCAAAAGAGGTCAAACTATTCAACGCGAGCAGATAAATCGAAAAAGAAAATAGGATTACCCCTAAAAGAACAAGAACAAACACTGTTTTTTTAGTCTTTTCGGCTATTCCGGCATATAGTCCCAAAAACAACAGGAACAGGGCATGGTACATTTGGTACCTTACTCCCGTCTCGAAGGTTTGAACGGCATCTGCGTCCACTAACTTTTCCAATCCATGGGCCCCGAATGCACCCAAAATAATGGCCACCATACCCATTATCGTTCCTGTTAACAAAATTGTTCTGTTCATAACTTTAACTTACTATTTTTTTAAAAATATAACATTTTAATACCTTAGTGACCATACAATTCAAAAGTAAACAAAACACATGGTCCGTACTATTTTAGTTATAGGAGCAGGTAAATCAACCTCATACCTTTTAGATTATTTCCTAAAAAAATCAAACGAAGAAAACCTACATATAAAAATTGGGGACCTTCGCCCCGAACATATTCCCGACACTGTTGCAAAGCATCCGAACTGTACTGTATTCGGGTTGGATATTTTCAACGAAACGGATAGAAAAAAAGCTGTTGCCGATGCCTCCATCGTTGTTTCCATGTTGCCGGCAAGTCTGCACATTAATGTTGCCCGCGATTGTATCGAGTTTAAGAAGCATTTTATCACAGCGTCTTATGTTAGCGATGAACTAAGAGCATTGGACAAAGAGGTAAAAGAAAACAACCTTGTTTTTATGAACGAAATCGGTCTGGACCCCGGAATAGACCACATGAGCGCCATGGAAGTCATAGACCGGATACGGGATGCCGGGGGCAAAATGCTTCTTTTCGAATCTTTTACAGGGGGATTGGTGGCACCCGAGAGCGACACCAATCTTTGGAACTATAAATTTACTTGGAACCCCAGAAATGTGGTCCTAGCGGGACAGGGGGGTACGGCAAAATTTATTCAGGAAGGAACATACAAATACATTCCCTATCAAAAACTCTTCAGGAGAACCGAGTTCTTGGAAGTGGAG from Flagellimonas oceani encodes the following:
- a CDS encoding DUF423 domain-containing protein, translating into MNRTILLTGTIMGMVAIILGAFGAHGLEKLVDADAVQTFETGVRYQMYHALFLLFLGLYAGIAEKTKKTVFVLVLLGVILFSFSIYLLALNSLTSFDFSVIGFLTPIGGVFMIMGWVLLAFRILKS
- a CDS encoding SH3 domain-containing protein, which codes for MQNVKGITLICTVLFLSLGCNSKQEKKGGSSDRPNTFEVVDSDGTILSDENSTAICLWPKVGLRDKPGRKDAKYLTTIYFGETVAFLGEKEKAGDDKEYLKVKLSDGSEGWVYEHLFAIGGELAIIDTGTELYKRPDIMTFEGKKLEPMDMVVLFENEEKEGWHEVTSMKREKKGWIQGDIDAIQDEIDVKLGILYWRAMEESAEKKFELLENILANPNFKKSKLIENVNKALYDNAGQGEAFYIKELDSFENLSSNKLGIKTDLANVRTEPDSKSDILFQVKKGDICHITAQGESLQKVNGVTDRWYKVNFKGKEGWIFGYYTTKKRE